In the Engystomops pustulosus chromosome 2, aEngPut4.maternal, whole genome shotgun sequence genome, one interval contains:
- the LOC140116601 gene encoding uncharacterized protein, which translates to MSLLQKGLSFSPVGQYDSFNMDLDLQKLFRNVRLKAYFANQDNLLTCENLTTTSLLKLDDLGLKNKRSFNAPKRFHPVETFVDVVKRDIAALTQRLKFVDFTVSNNLTGDEYKALRSLWSDNDIILKPTDKGGSIVVMDREAYTKEIYCQLSDQETYEKLTSNPTSRIKNRLMTLVDIGVQKGLIDNKLAKFLINHDPVVPVLYILPKVHKTLVNPPGRPIVASNNSILTPPSKVLEKILTPYVKQSTSFILDTTSFLNTIKELDNITPSDILVTIDVVSLYTSIKHTLGSEAVERILCNDSSISAELRQFVLEMLDIVLSENYFLIQDYYLQKRGTAMGSNVALPYAN; encoded by the coding sequence ATGAGTCTTTTACAAAAGGGGCTGTCCTTCAGCCCTGTTGGACAATATGATTCTTTCAATATGGATTTAGATTTACAAAAGTTGTTTAGAAATGTCAGGCTCAAAGCCTATTTTGCTAATCAGGATAATTTATTAACCTGTGAAAATTTAACCACTACAAGTCTATTAAAATTGGATGATTTAGGACTTAAGAATAAGAGGTCCTTTAATGCTCCTAAACGATTTCATCCTGTAGAAACATTTGTAGACGTAGTAAAACGTGATATCGCAGCGTTGACACAACGTCTTAAGTTTGTTGATTTTACTGTGTCCAATAATCTCACTGGTGATGAATACAAAGCTCTCAGGTCACTTTGGTCAGACAATGATATTATTCTAAAACCGACGGATAAAGGCGGTTCCATCGTGGTGATGGACCGAGAAGCCTATACTAAAGAAATATATTGTCAATTGTCTGACCAAGAGACCTATGAGAAGCTCACTTCCAACCCTACCTCCAGAATCAAGAACAGGCTAATGACCTTGGTGGATATAGGTGTACAAAAGGGATTGATTGATAACAAACTAGCCAAATTTTTGATTAATCATGATCCAGTGGTACCTGTACTCTACATTTTACCCAAAGTGCATAAGACCCTGGTCAACCCTCCCGGAAGACCCATTGTGGCTTCAAACAATTCTATCCTCACACCCCCTTCTAAAGTATTAGAAAAGATACTAACTCCTTATGTGAAACAAAGTACTTCCTTTATATTGGACACAACCTCATTCCTGAATACCATTAAAGAATTAGATAATATCACTCCGTCTGATATACTGGTTACGATTGACGTAGTCAGTTTATATACCTCAATTAAACATACACTGGGAAGTGAGGCAGTCGAAAGAATATTATGCAATGATTCATCTATTTCAGCTGAATTGAGACAATTTGTACTTGAAATGTTGGACATAGTGTTGTCAGAAAATTATTTCCTGATACAGGATTACTACCTGCAAAAGAGGGGAACGGCCATGGGGTCGAATGTGGCCCTGCCCTACGCAAATTGA